One region of Vitis vinifera cultivar Pinot Noir 40024 chromosome 1, ASM3070453v1 genomic DNA includes:
- the LOC100262086 gene encoding probable inactive receptor kinase At1g27190 produces the protein MNLTSSLAVLHLFFFFFFFSSFFAVAVAIEDDVVCLQGLKDSLTDPDDKISTWRFTNTSASFICNLVGVSCWNAQESRIISLQLPDMNLIGTLPDSLQHCRSLQSLGLSGNRISGSIPDQICTWLPYVVTLDLSHNDLTGPIPPEMVNCKFLNNLILNNNGLSGMIPYEIGRLPRLKKFSVANNDLSGSIPSELSKFEDDAFDGNNGLCRKPLGKCGGLSSKSLAIIIAAGIFGAAGSLLLGFALWWWFFVRLNRKKRGYSGGDSGKIGGSWAERLRMHKLVQVSLFQKPIVKIKLADLMAATNNFDPEYLLCSTRTGVSYKAVLLDGSALAIKRLSACKLSDKQFRSEMNRLGQLRHPNLVPLLGFCAVEEEKLLVYKHMPNGTLYSLLHGSTSFHSQHHSIDWPTRLRIGVGAARGLAWLHHGCQPPYMHQNISSSVILLDDDYDARITDFGLARLVASADSNDSSFVNGDLGEFGYVAPEYSSTMVPSLKGDVYGFGVVLLELVTGQKPLEVNNGDEGFKGNLVDWVIQLLISGRSKDAIDKDLWGKGYDDEIVQLMRVACSCVGSRPKERPSMYNVYQSLKSMAEKHGFSEQYDEFPLMFSKQDPDY, from the coding sequence ATGAATCTCACATCTTCACTAGCCGtccttcatctcttcttcttcttcttcttcttctcctctttctttgCTGTCGCTGTTGCGATTGAAGACGACGTCGTTTGTCTCCAAGGCCTCAAGGACTCTCTTACAGACCCAGATGATAAGATCAGCACTTGGAGGTTCACCAACACCTCTGCCTCCTTTATCTGCAATCTCGTCGGCGTCTCTTGCTGGAACGCGCAGGAGAGCCGCATCATCAGCCTCCAACTTCCTGATATGAACCTCATCGGTACCTTACCCGACTCCCTTCAGCACTGCCGAAGTCTCCAGAGTCTTGGTCTCTCTGGTAATCGTATCTCGGGTTCCATCCCTGACCAAATCTGTACCTGGTTGCCCTATGTCGTAACCCTAGATCTGTCCCATAACGACCTCACCGGTCCAATTCCACCGGAAATGGTTAATTGCAAGTTTTTAAACAATCTGATTCTTAACAACAATGGGTTATCGGGTATGATTCCCTACGAGATTGGCCGACTTCCTAGGCTCAAGAAGTTTTCCGTTGCCAACAATGATCTCTCCGGTTCAATACCGTCCGAGTTGTCGAAATTCGAAGACGATGCCTTCGATGGGAACAATGGACTCTGCCGTAAGCCTCTAGGAAAGTGCGGTGGACTGAGTAGTAAAAGCCTTGCCATTATTATTGCGGCGGGGATTTTTGGTGCTGCAGGTTCGTTGCTATTAGGTTTTGCGCTTTGGTGGTGGTTTTTCGTTAGGCTGAATCGGAAAAAGAGAGGCTACAGTGGTGGTGATAGTGGCAAGATTGGTGGTAGTTGGGCGGAGCGGTTGCGGATGCACAAACTGGTTCAGGTGTCGCTGTTCCAGAAACCCATTGTAAAGATCAAGTTAGCCGATTTGATGGCGGCTACTAATAATTTTGACCCTGAATATCTTCTTTGTTCTACAAGAACAGGGGTTTCCTATAAGGCTGTGTTGCTGGATGGATCTGCTTTGGCTATCAAACGTCTCAGTGCCTGTAAGCTCAGTGACAAGCAGTTTCGGTCTGAAATGAATAGGTTGGGGCAGCTTAGACACCCCAATTTGGTTCCCTTATTGGGTTTTTGTGCCGTAGAAGAAGAGAAACTTTTAGTGTATAAGCACATGCCTAATGGGACCCTGTATTCTCTTTTGCATGGGAGTACTAGTTTTCATTCACAGCACCACTCGATTGATTGGCCTACTAGGCTTAGGATTGGTGTAGGTGCTGCTAGAGGGCTTGCCTGGCTTCACCACGGTTGTCAACCCCCATACATGCACCAGAACATTAGTTCCAGTgtgattcttcttgatgatgATTATGATGCTCGGATAACGGATTTTGGGTTAGCAAGGCTTGTGGCTTCTGCTGACTCTAATGATAGTTCTTTTGTTAATGGGGACCTTGGAGAATTTGGTTATGTGGCTCCAGAGTACTCGAGCACTATGGTCCCTTCACTAAAGGGCGATGTTTATGGTTTTGGGGTTGTGCTTCTTGAGCTGGTGACTGGGCAGAAGCCTCTGGAGGTTAATAATGGAGATGAAGGTTTTAAAGGGAACCTGGTGGATTGGGTTATTCAGTTGCTGATATCTGGTAGAAGCAAGGATGCAATTGATAAGGATTTGTGGGGGAAAGGTTATGATGATGAAATTGTGCAGCTCATGAGGGTTGCTTGTAGTTGTGTTGGTTCTAGGCCCAAGGAAAGGCCTTCTATGTACAATGTTTACCAGTCATTGAAGAGCATGGCAGAGAAACATGGTTTCTCAGAGCAGTATGATGAATTTCCATTGATGTTTAGCAAGCAGGATCCTGACTATTAG